Sequence from the Bacillus thuringiensis genome:
ACAGCATTTGGATTTTCCTTCATAAACTCCACCACTTTTTCCTTATTACCACTAATGACAGCGTGTACTATTGATTGTAAAATCCCCATAAAAAATCTCCCATCTTTCAAAATATTTAAGCATACTCTTCTATATGTTCTATTGATTATTATATTTTCCTGTCCAATAAACAGTTTACATAATAATATTATTCATCTGATTTCTATCTTTTATTTTAAATATTAAAATTTTCTGTTAAGATAGCACTAATCATGTTTAATATGGAGGAGAAGTTATGTTACAAGTAATGCCTTTAGATAATGAAGACTATGATTTAATTACAGCTGCTGAAAAAGTAATCGAAAAAAACTATAAATATGGTCGTCATCATATCGGTTCAGCTGTACGAACTAAAACAGGTAATATTTATGCAGCAGTGCATGTTGAAGCGAATGTTGGAAGAATAACAGTATGTGGCGAAGCTATGGCAATCGGAAAATCTATTTCCGAAGGTGATCATGAATTTGATACTATTGTAGCAGTCGCTCACCCACACCCTCATGAAGATATTGAAAAATGTTGGATTGTTGCTCCGTGTGGTATGTGTCGAGAATTGATAAGTGATTATGGAAAAAATACGAATGTTATACTTTCTTATAATGGTGAACTTGTAAAATGTAACGTAATGGAATTATTACCTGAAAAGTATACAAGCGAAGCAGAATAATCCTTCCTGTTTTCCATTCATTAAATAATATTATTCCAATAAAAAAACAATCCATTTTAAAAACGGATTGTTTTTTTATTTCTGTTTTATGCAGTTTATTTTATTTTATTTTTCTATTTTCAATACCGATAGAATTACATTAATAAAAATGAAATTAAAATATGAAAGCGCGCCTTGCCCTGTGTTTTTCATTTGAAAACAAAAAAAAGAATTTCCCCTTACATTCGAAAAACATTAATATAAGCTCTCTAAAATCAGGAATCTGATCATACCAATCTATAACAATTCTGTCTTCTTCCCTTGCCTGTTTCCTTTAGCACATATGATTTTAAAACTAGTGCCGTTAATGAATCCGTTAATGTTTTATATGATAAATTAGATAATGCTAACAGATCGTTCGTATATAACATTCTATGCTTCTCTAATAATAATAGTACTAATCGTTCAGACGGTTTTAATGCCTCATCACTTTCTAGTATAAAGTCTACATTTTTCATTTCTCTAATTATTACTCCTTATATAAAAAAATACTTACACAATTGATTTAATATAAAAATACTACACAACAAAATCTGAAATATATTAAAATAACATTGTTTTAAAACACTATTATACTATAACATAGAAAAAGGATTTCCCGAAATAAGAAATCCTTTTTTATATTACATATATAATTCTTACAAACTTACATTATATTACGAATTCTTATCTGTTCAATTTCCTCCTAATTTTTTATGGGCATCCTTATGTATTTATAATCAAGTGAAACTTTAATCAGTCCTCACCAATCAAGCTTTTATGAGCCGTTGATTCCCGACCTAACTTCTTTGCTTTCGCTGTAATTTAAGTTGGCGGGCTTACTACCAGTTAATGGGAGATAAATCAAATTTTTCTAAAATGATTTAAACAAATAAAAACAGTTAGTCTATCATGCTCTACACATGAATGACTAACTGTTTTCCAGCGTTTTGTTCTACCTTAAATATTTCTCGCAATATGCGGCTTACTGTAATGACTTGTTCCACCGCCGCCTACTACTACTTTACCGCCTTTTTCAAAAATTAATAATTTACTTGAACCATCTGCAAGAAGTACTATTACTTCAGCATTATCACTTGTTGCTACATAAATTACGTAACCACTTTTTGATATACAAGTTTCCCAGTTCTCATCAAATTCTGATCTTACTACACGATTTGAATACACTTGATTTTCAATTCTATCTTGTTCTTCGTTTGCCAAATTTATCCCCCTACTTCTCTAAAATATCATTTATAAAAAAATTACAGTTCTATTTATAATAGTGACTGTCTTTAATATAAATAGTATATGTAATTAGTAGCAGAATGCTTGGACAATGAAAACACAACAATATGTAAGTAACATACAATTTAAATAAGGCAATCGATATTGTATCGATCGCCTTGTTATCTTAGATAGTTCTTTATTTTCCGTTTCGCACAGCTTCAAAAGTAAACATTTGATTTGCATTTGACGGTTCTTTTTCATAAGCATAGTCAGCAGAACAAGTAATGGTAGAAAAACCAATACTTTCTAAAAGAAGTTTAAACTCTTCTATTCCATACCAGCGCACCGCGAAGCGTTGTAGTTCTGTTTGTACTAACTTTCCTTTACTCCATTTTTCATATTTTAAATAGGATAGAGTAACTTGGTTCAGCCAATCTATTTCAATTGATTTATTTTCTAATGTAATTCCATCACCACTTGGCAAAGAAAAAGTCGATGTATGAATCTCTCCAGTCTTCCAGTCATGTGGAAGCATAATATCGACGATTAACCGACCACCTGGCTTCAGGTGTTCATAAAAACATTTCAATGCGTTTATAGAATCCACACGATTTTCAATTAAACAAAAAGATCCAGTAGGAATGATAATTGCCTCATATTTATATGGCAGTGAAAATTTTTGTAAGCTTCCTTCATATAAATTAGGGTGTAAGCCTCTCTCTTCGCATCTTATACGGCACGATTCTAGCATTTCAGGTGAATAGTCAATCCCATCAACTTTAAAACCAGCCTCAAGAAGTGGGATGATGACACGCCCTGATCCTACTGCTGCTTCGAGAATTCTACCTCTACAATTTTTTAAACGTTCTTCGTAATACTCAATATCACCATTTAAAGAATAACCGACAGGCTTTGTGTAATCATAAAGTTCCGTGCAAAGTGAACTATAAAAACTAAACATTTATTTTCTCCTCCGTTTTTACGTACGGAAGATTTTCATTCAATTAATCTTCCTGTACCTTTACTTTTAATAAAAATTCGAAAGAGCTGACTGTCATACTATATCACTCGCTTTCCATAGAATATAATCATATTGTATAATATTTCCTTAAAAATGAAAATATATAAAACGAAAATTCAGAATTCTATTAGGGGGATGATATAATGAATTCATTCATTATATTTCTTTTACTTCTTATTGCTTTTAATGCTCTAATTTTCTTTATAGCAAAGAAATATAAGTGAATATGGAAAATATCTAGTGGTATTTTCATTCTTGCTGCCCCCATTGTTTTCTTCACCACTTTGCACATAATTGGTGAAAAAGTAGGAGATGGATTCGCTGGAGGTTTTGCGGGGCTTATATTTAATGGCCTATTGATCATGAATGCAATTGTCTTATTTGTTGTAAGTATTTTTGTATGTACCAATAAAAATTCATAATAAACTCCCCTTTCAATATGTAAAGAGCTTACCGTATAGTAAGCTCTTTATTCATAACTATTTATTTCACAATTGGCAATGTCACTTCACTTAATTTTACTGTAAGCTTCGTGCCCGCTTTCGGTCTAATTGTATAATCATAGTCGCTAGCAATTAAAACGACCCCTATTTGATGCCCAGCTTTAAAGACATAATCATCTGGCTGCATGTCCCATGTAAATGTATAATCTTTGCCCGGTTGAATCGCTGTTGAATTTTCTATACTCTTTACGTTTTGTGGATCCATCCAGCCTCGTGTTACGATTTCCGGCTTCGTTCCTCCATAGTCAACAAGTAATGCTGTTAAATTTGATACAGATCGATCAATATTTCCTGTAATTGAAATCTTTGGTGTACCACTTATACGCGTATCTTTTTGCAGTACAGGCATTGTATACACTAATCGATTGGCTACATCTAATTCTGGGTTTGCTACTAATTCGTTTGATTTCATTTTTGCATCATCTACGAATGAAAACATCTTATTAAAAGAACCCATACTTAATGGTAAATTAACTGCTTTGTTACTTAAATACATACGAACTTTTGACGGTACAGCTGCTGGATCCGGCCAATTTTTTAATTTTTCCCAAGTTTTATTTTCACGTTGTACATCAACCATTGGTTCATTCATAATCCCATTTTCAATTCCATACAGCCAGTAATCGAACCATTTATTTTGTGTTCTTTGCCAGTCATTCGTTGATGTTCCACCGTGCCCACCTTGATGTAACCACATTTTACGCGGGACACCATTCTCTCCAAGAGCTTCCCACCACTGTGAGAACTGCTTCGTCTTTACATTCCAATCATTTAAACCATGAACAACAAATACACTCGCTTTTACATTTTTAGCATCCTTTACATAATTACGTTTATCCCAAAAACCATTATAATTACCAGTTTTCCGGTCCTGTCCAGCTGTTAGCTCTTTTATTACTTGTCCGCAAACTTCCGGATTTTCTCTTGTTAGTACTGCTTCTGCCATATTATCTGTATCTTCTCCTTGGTATCCACCTGGCGCAATAACTGCACCGTTTGCACGATAATAATCATACCAACTACTAATCGCTGCGATTGGAATAATTGTTTTTAATCCTTCAACACCAGTCGTCGCAACAGCATTCGGTAACGTACCATTATAAGAGACTCCTGTCATACCTACATTTCCTGTTGACCAATCGGCCTTAACTTCCTCACCATATTCTGTATATGCTTTCGCACGTCCATTCACCCAATCAATAACAGATTTTGTCCCTAATATTTCTTGCTCATCCCCAGTCGTCGGACATCCATCTGATTTTCCAGTTCCAATACTTTCACCTAAAATAACTGCATAGCCCCTTGGTACATAATAATTTCCGTATGAACCAAGATTAACAGCTCCATACGGTTTACCTTCATACGCATACAATTCTTCATCTACATTATATACAGGAACATCTTTTAAACCAGCTCGATATGGACTCATTTCATATATAACTGGCACTTTCACATTTGAATCAGTTTTTGGGCGCATAACTTTTACTGATACTCGGTCTTTTTTTCCATCTCGATCACTATCTACTTCCGTTTCTACAAATAAATTTTCAATAATTGCTTCATCAAGCGAATAAATCGGTTTTGTCATCCCATTCTCTAATTCGATCTTCGTATTTGATTGTAACCTTTCTGAAACTTTCCCATTTAACTTCACATCATTCTCAGTTATGTAGTTTGTTTCTTTATTGTCTGCATAAGCAGTCATACTAGAAACTCCCGATGTGACTGATAAAGATAAGATTGTTGATAATGTAATGGCTATTTTCTTTTTCCCCATACTCTTTCCTCCCCATATATTTCTCCTTTTACTATACAATAAAATTACTGAAAATTCAGTTTATAATTTATACAACAACTTGAGAAATTTGTAGAACACTCTTCCAACGGGCTTTCCAGGTTATATATTCTGATTTACTGCTCTCATATAATCAATAAAAAACATCGCCTATTAATAAACGATGCTTCTAATTGTATTGAATTAGTCATTCTTCATATTAATATAAAACCGTATTTCTCCCTCTTTAGTACATACGCCATAGTCAAAACCATGTCTTTCTAAAATACTTTTCACGATCGCTAAGCCTAGTCCTGTACCTGAATGATCTTTACTACGAGAAGATTCTAAGACGTAAAAAGGTTCCCAAATTTTATCAACATCTTTAATTTGTTCTGCATTAATCCCATTTTTAATTTGAAAATATACACTTTTATTTCTCTCTTCTAAAGTGATTATTATGTTTTGATTTGCTGTATATTTTATTGCGTTAGAAATTAAATTTTGAAACACCATTCCCATTTTATTTAAATCCGCATAAATGACCTGATTTTTAATATTACTGTTCGTCTGCAACTGTATTTCTTTCGACTCCAGTTCAATTTTATGCTTATCTATTATACTTCGGACTAATGGTTCAATAGGGAATTCTTCTTTTTGTAAAACATCTCTTTCTAACTTCGAAAATCGTAATAGTTCTTCAATTAAGTTTGATATTTGATCTGTTTGTTTAATAATTGTATCTACGTATGTCCCATCATCCAATCCATCCTTAATTCCCATAGAATATGCTTTTACTAATGCAATTGGTGTCTTTAATTCATGCGTCACATCACCCATAAATCGTTTTAAATGTTCATTACGATCTGTTAAATCTTGATGTGCTTCATGTAGTTTTTCACTCATGATATTAATACTATCGGCTAACTCTCCTATTTCATCATTCGTTTTCACTTTTGTTCTTTTAAACTTCAAATGTGAAATATCCTGAGCTACATCGCTTAGATCTTTCAATGGAGTCGTTATTATTTTTGAGAGTATCCACACAAGTAAAATAATAAGAAGGAGTGAGAAACATACTATGTATAAGTAAAATGTATTTAACGTTTTTATAACCTCATTTGAATGTGCGATAGAAGTTCCCATTAAAATTATCGTATTATCTTTTGCAATATATTTAGCGAAAAAACTTGCTTTTAACTTCTCTTGATCATACAGTTTATTCGATTGCCCTTCTGCTTTCACCTTCATGACTTCGTCTTTCGTAATCCACAGTTTATTTAAAACTACTTTCTTTTTCGTAAGTTGCATGCGTAACGCTTCGTTCATATCATCTTCTGACTGATTGATTGACGTATATGCAACCGTAACGTTATTTTCACTTTCAATTGTACGAATTACATCTTCTAACTCATTTACAGGTATATTTTGTATTTGCACTGTAAATTCATTTAAGTTCTCTCTCGTTTTGTAAATATTATATTTCGGTAAAAGATAGTTAATTAATAATAAAGAGATCGTAAAAATAATAATAACAGTAAAAGAAATGCTGAGAAATAGCTTTTTTCCAAGTTTATTCACTCTGCTCCTCCAAACTATATCCTAGCCCGCGATGCGTCTTTATAATATTTTCTCCAACTTTTTTACGTAATCTTCTTACATGTGTATCAACAGTTCGCTCTTCTCCAAAATAGTCAAATCCCCATACGATATCTAACAATTTCTTACGAGTTAAAATCATGCCTTTATGATTTAAAAAACACTTAATTAATTCTAGCTCTGTTTTTGTAATATCTAACTCTTTGTCATTTTTATAAACTTTATTTTTAGTGAAATCTATTTTCAAATCTTGAACTTGAATGACATCATCATGCTGTATAAGCTTTTTTGCTCGAGTAATTAGTACGCCTGGGTGAAATGGTTTTTTTACGTACTCATCTGCCCCACTTTGAAGCGCTGCTAATTCATCTTCGCTTTCACTTTTCGCCGTAAGCATTAATACTTTTACGCTTGAATTCTTTTTTATTTCCTGACAGACAGTAATACCACTATGTTTCGGCATCATCCAATCTAAAATAGCTAAATCAATTTTCTCATCATAAAATATTTGAAATGCTTCCTCTCCATCTTTTGCTAATAATACTTCGAAGCCTTCTTTCTCAAAATAAGCTTTTAAAATTCTTAACATATCTTGTTCATCATCTGCAATTAATACTCTCATACGCTATCCTCCATTGCTTTTAAACAAAAACCAATTGTATTATACAACTTCTTTGTTACATAAATGTGACAGGAAAATATTTGAACCTTTTAAGGGTATAGTAAAGACGAGGTGTTGTATTATGATTAAAAAAATCGGGGTCATTACTCTTCTTTGTTTCTTATTATCGACAAATGTGTTCGCAAATACAAATCAACAAATTGAAGTATTTGATTGCCAAAAAGAAATGGTTGTTCAAAAACAATCTTTAGATCCAGCTATTCAAAAAAAAGCTGTTCAATATGCTAAATCCATTACTGGCCCGTTCAAAAACTTAAATGTCGTTCCAAAAGATGGTCACATGATAAAAATCCCTTTATCTAAACCAATTTCTATTACAAATCAATGGCTACAAACAACAATTGATGAAGTACTTATTCTTCTACCACTTAACGAAAAACCTTATATTATGCTTTACGACGATGAAAACAATCCACATTTTTATTATGTGAAAGGTAATCCGAAGGGATTATTGAAAGAAATGAATGTTAAATTATAATGTAAGAAAGATCCCATAAATATCATTTGTGGGATCTTTCTTTATCAGTTAGCAACTGCATTTTCATTTAAAAAATGAATAACCTGTCTTTTATGATGGTTATCATGCTCTATAAATTCTTTAATAATATATATAAGAGAATACGGCGTTCCAGTATGAGGACAGTGTGATACTCCATTGGCTGTTAAAGGTTTCTTTAGGTTTTCATCATGCAGTAATCTAAGTTCTTTTACGAGTAGCTCTCTTTTAGCTTTTGCTTCTTCAAGAAGTTTCATCTTAGATATACCAGATTTGGCATAACTAGATGCCAGTGTATTATATGTATCAAAATCAGGGAACTCCATTCCCTTTCCATCTCTCACTGATGATAATGTCTCACGTAATAGATAGTCATCCCAGTTCATAATATGAGATATTATTTCGCCAATAGTCCATTTCCCCTCTGATATTGGTGCCACCCATAATTCATCTTTCATACCTTTCAATGCATTTAACCAAATTGAATATTCATTAAAATCATTAATAATTTTATTTTCTCCCATCATCCAATTCCCCATTCTAATAATAGATTCAAATAAATTATATCATTAATCCGCCTAAGATAGAACAAGAGTTCCGATTGAGGGGGATATAAAATAATTCACTACCTTTTATATAAATTCAAATAATGGCTGGCTCCTACATATTTTGTCCCTTTCACAAATCCACTCGAAGTATAAAATTTGTCACCCTGTTCTGTATCTGTATGTAAGACAACAATATTAAAATATTTTTTCGCATCACTTAAAATTCGCACTAACAGTAACCTTCCTAATCCTTTCCTTCGGTATTCTTTTGCAATGTAAAATCTCCTTACCCTACCAATCTTATTGTTTTCTATATAGGGATCCTCATTCATCCCTCCAATTCCAATTAGCCTTTCCCCTTGAAAAATACCATATAAATACTCTCCAGTTTTATTAAATGTGTTTATTTTATTTTCATAGTCACTTATAAGTCTTATTAGGAAATTAAATCCTTCTTCTTTGCTTTCTTGAACAAGATAATCATGTTCGTATATCATTAAATCCTTAATCTGTCGAATATGTATATCTTTCAAGTAAATCCCCCTTACTATGAAAATACATAAAAATGCTCTAGAATTATTGATTCTGAGCATTTTTATGATTGTTACTTTATTCAATTCGTAACATGCTTATTCTTTACTTCAGGCAATATCCCCTTCAACTCCAATAAATCATCTATTACTATATCCGCCTGAGCAAGTTCATCTTCTTGTGCAAAATCAAAATTGCATCCAATCGCAATCAAACCGTTCTCTTTCGCTGCGTTTATATCAGATAACCGGTCTCCAACTACTGCTGCTTCTTTTATATCATATTTGTTCAAAATACTTTTCACTAAGTCACTTTTATTAAGTGAGTTTATTTGTTCAATACTAAACGTTTCAGTAACCCATTGGTCTAAGTCATAATAAGATACAATTGCTCGTAAATATTCAGTTAAACCATTGCTAGCAATATATATTGAACAATTATTTTCTTTTATATATGTAAAAATTTCTTTTACATTCGGGTATAAAGCACCGTTTCCACTCTTAATATTTTCAATTAATCTTTCTAAAAAATATGCATCGGTTTGTTCTCTTACTTCAAGAGAATGATCTGGTAGTAAAGCTTCCCAAACTTTCGGTAACGGCACACCCATGATTTCACGGTATTTATCAATAGGTGTTACCGTATCCCATAATTGTAATGAACGCAAATAATCAAAAGTATCATCTAACGATAATTCTAAAATTTTATCTGTTTGAAATAACGTACCGTCCATATCAAAAATTAATGCTTGTAACTTGTCATTCTCTCCTTTTGAACTATAAGTATTACTCAATATATTTTTCAGCATCTCAACGATAATTTCTGAACAATAATTTGCGGCAGTTCTTGCGAAATCATCATAGGAAACTTGAGCTTCATCGTCTGCACTGTCAGAAATACATCTTATAACGAGAAACGGTACGTCATTTATGTAAGCAATATGTCCTATTGCTGCACCTTCCATTTCTGTACAATGCGGTGCATATTCGTCTATTAATTTCGCTTTTAGTTTTGAATCTTCAACAAAACATTCACCACTGATGATTCTTCCTTCATGAATTTCCATATGTAAACTACTACTATTGCATGCAATACGTGCTAACTCTACTAATTCCTTACTTGCGACAAATTCTTCTTGAAACGGGAATAAGTTTTTCATTTGAGTTTTACTTACATCATGGTGGGTAACATTCGTTGAAATAACGATATCACCAACTTTTACATCTGGGTGTAACCCACCAGCAACACCCGTATTGATGATAGCATCTA
This genomic interval carries:
- a CDS encoding cytidine deaminase, which gives rise to MLQVMPLDNEDYDLITAAEKVIEKNYKYGRHHIGSAVRTKTGNIYAAVHVEANVGRITVCGEAMAIGKSISEGDHEFDTIVAVAHPHPHEDIEKCWIVAPCGMCRELISDYGKNTNVILSYNGELVKCNVMELLPEKYTSEAE
- a CDS encoding class I SAM-dependent methyltransferase; the encoded protein is MFSFYSSLCTELYDYTKPVGYSLNGDIEYYEERLKNCRGRILEAAVGSGRVIIPLLEAGFKVDGIDYSPEMLESCRIRCEERGLHPNLYEGSLQKFSLPYKYEAIIIPTGSFCLIENRVDSINALKCFYEHLKPGGRLIVDIMLPHDWKTGEIHTSTFSLPSGDGITLENKSIEIDWLNQVTLSYLKYEKWSKGKLVQTELQRFAVRWYGIEEFKLLLESIGFSTITCSADYAYEKEPSNANQMFTFEAVRNGK
- a CDS encoding Xaa-Pro dipeptidyl-peptidase; this encodes MGKKKIAITLSTILSLSVTSGVSSMTAYADNKETNYITENDVKLNGKVSERLQSNTKIELENGMTKPIYSLDEAIIENLFVETEVDSDRDGKKDRVSVKVMRPKTDSNVKVPVIYEMSPYRAGLKDVPVYNVDEELYAYEGKPYGAVNLGSYGNYYVPRGYAVILGESIGTGKSDGCPTTGDEQEILGTKSVIDWVNGRAKAYTEYGEEVKADWSTGNVGMTGVSYNGTLPNAVATTGVEGLKTIIPIAAISSWYDYYRANGAVIAPGGYQGEDTDNMAEAVLTRENPEVCGQVIKELTAGQDRKTGNYNGFWDKRNYVKDAKNVKASVFVVHGLNDWNVKTKQFSQWWEALGENGVPRKMWLHQGGHGGTSTNDWQRTQNKWFDYWLYGIENGIMNEPMVDVQRENKTWEKLKNWPDPAAVPSKVRMYLSNKAVNLPLSMGSFNKMFSFVDDAKMKSNELVANPELDVANRLVYTMPVLQKDTRISGTPKISITGNIDRSVSNLTALLVDYGGTKPEIVTRGWMDPQNVKSIENSTAIQPGKDYTFTWDMQPDDYVFKAGHQIGVVLIASDYDYTIRPKAGTKLTVKLSEVTLPIVK
- a CDS encoding HAMP domain-containing sensor histidine kinase; this encodes MNKLGKKLFLSISFTVIIIFTISLLLINYLLPKYNIYKTRENLNEFTVQIQNIPVNELEDVIRTIESENNVTVAYTSINQSEDDMNEALRMQLTKKKVVLNKLWITKDEVMKVKAEGQSNKLYDQEKLKASFFAKYIAKDNTIILMGTSIAHSNEVIKTLNTFYLYIVCFSLLLIILLVWILSKIITTPLKDLSDVAQDISHLKFKRTKVKTNDEIGELADSINIMSEKLHEAHQDLTDRNEHLKRFMGDVTHELKTPIALVKAYSMGIKDGLDDGTYVDTIIKQTDQISNLIEELLRFSKLERDVLQKEEFPIEPLVRSIIDKHKIELESKEIQLQTNSNIKNQVIYADLNKMGMVFQNLISNAIKYTANQNIIITLEERNKSVYFQIKNGINAEQIKDVDKIWEPFYVLESSRSKDHSGTGLGLAIVKSILERHGFDYGVCTKEGEIRFYINMKND
- a CDS encoding response regulator transcription factor, with amino-acid sequence MRVLIADDEQDMLRILKAYFEKEGFEVLLAKDGEEAFQIFYDEKIDLAILDWMMPKHSGITVCQEIKKNSSVKVLMLTAKSESEDELAALQSGADEYVKKPFHPGVLITRAKKLIQHDDVIQVQDLKIDFTKNKVYKNDKELDITKTELELIKCFLNHKGMILTRKKLLDIVWGFDYFGEERTVDTHVRRLRKKVGENIIKTHRGLGYSLEEQSE
- a CDS encoding DinB family protein; protein product: MGENKIINDFNEYSIWLNALKGMKDELWVAPISEGKWTIGEIISHIMNWDDYLLRETLSSVRDGKGMEFPDFDTYNTLASSYAKSGISKMKLLEEAKAKRELLVKELRLLHDENLKKPLTANGVSHCPHTGTPYSLIYIIKEFIEHDNHHKRQVIHFLNENAVAN
- a CDS encoding GNAT family N-acetyltransferase; this encodes MKDIHIRQIKDLMIYEHDYLVQESKEEGFNFLIRLISDYENKINTFNKTGEYLYGIFQGERLIGIGGMNEDPYIENNKIGRVRRFYIAKEYRRKGLGRLLLVRILSDAKKYFNIVVLHTDTEQGDKFYTSSGFVKGTKYVGASHYLNLYKR
- a CDS encoding 5'-methylthioadenosine/adenosylhomocysteine nucleosidase, translated to MNRIGIIGAMQIEIDLLLEKLAIQEEQTIAGMPFYIGEFMGTEVIVTRCGVGKVNAAACTQTLIHKFDVDAIINTGVAGGLHPDVKVGDIVISTNVTHHDVSKTQMKNLFPFQEEFVASKELVELARIACNSSSLHMEIHEGRIISGECFVEDSKLKAKLIDEYAPHCTEMEGAAIGHIAYINDVPFLVIRCISDSADDEAQVSYDDFARTAANYCSEIIVEMLKNILSNTYSSKGENDKLQALIFDMDGTLFQTDKILELSLDDTFDYLRSLQLWDTVTPIDKYREIMGVPLPKVWEALLPDHSLEVREQTDAYFLERLIENIKSGNGALYPNVKEIFTYIKENNCSIYIASNGLTEYLRAIVSYYDLDQWVTETFSIEQINSLNKSDLVKSILNKYDIKEAAVVGDRLSDINAAKENGLIAIGCNFDFAQEDELAQADIVIDDLLELKGILPEVKNKHVTN